The nucleotide window CCTGGGGCAGGGGCAAAGGAGATGTGGCCGCAATGGCAAAAACACTGGGGCTTCGTTTGAGTTGCTAGCAGAACATCACGATACCCCAGCTCCATCGGCGTGGTTTCTTTATTCGCTTGCCCCAGCCCCAGGCACCCCGCGTCGAACGGCAAATCGTCATTTCACCACAAAATTCACCATCCGCTTCGGCACCACGACCACTTTCACGATCGTTTTGCCGGCCAGGTTTTCCGCCACTTTCACGTCGGCCCGGGCGGCGGCCTCCAAGGCGGCCTGGTCGGCGTCTGCCGGGACCATCACCTGGGCGCGGAGTTTCCCGTTCACCTGGACGGGGATCTCGATCGTGTCGTCCTTGAGCCACTTTTCCTCGGCCGTCGGCCAGGGCTCGTAGGCCAACGTCTTCGGATTGCCGAGCACCTGCCAAAGCTCTTCGGCCAGGTGCGGGGCGAACGGCGAGAGCAGCAGTGCGAACGTCGCCATGGCGCTCTTGGGGCGCACGTCGCACTTCAGGAAGAAGTTGGTGAACTCCATCATCTTGGCGATGGCCGTATTGAACTGCATCCGCTCGATGTCTTGCGTGATGCCATGTACCGTGCGGTGCAACACGCGGTTCTGCTCATCGGTCGGGGCGACGTCCTGGAGCGCGGCGTTCAACTCGATCTGCTCGGCGCGGTCATTGACCATCATCCGCCACACGCGATCGAGAAACCCGCGCACCCCGTTCACGCCTTCGGTGCTCCACGGTTTCGAGGCTTCCAGCGGCCCCATGAACATTTCGAACAGCCGCAACGAATCCGCGCCGTACTCCTGCACGACGTGATCCGGGTTCACGACGTTACCGCGGCTCTTCGACATCTTGAACGCGCGGCCGGTCTCCGCTTCGACTTCACCGAGAATCATGCCCTGATTCACCAGCTTCTGAAACGGCTCCTTCGTCGTTACAAAGCCATGATCGAAGAGCACCTTGTGCCAGAAGCGCGCGTAGAGCAGGTGCAGCACCGCGTGCTCGGCGCCGCCGATGTAGAGATCGACCGGCATCCACGCCTTTTCAATCTCGGGGTCGATGAATCGCTCGCTGTTCTTCGGATCGAGAAATCGCAGGAAATACCAGCACGAGCCGGCCCATTGCGGCATGGTGTTGGTTTCGCGCTTGTAACGCTTCCCATCCAGCGTGATGTAAAGCCAATCCCGCGGCGCTTCTTCCAGTGGCGGATCCGGCCGCCCGTGCGGTTTGAAGTTGGGCATGTCCGGCAACAACACCGGCAAGTCCTTCGCGTCGACCGCGCGTAGCCGCCCGGTAAAATTGCCCTCGGCATCCAATTCATGCAGAATCGGAAACGGCTCGCCCCAGAAATGCTGCCGGCTAAAGAGCCAGTCGCGCAGCTTGTAGTTCACGGCGCTGCGACCGAGCCCTTGCGCCTGCAAGTCCGCGGCGATGCGTGGCTTGAACTCCGCCGTGGGCAGCCCGTTGTACTTGCCCGAGTTGATGGCCGTGCCCGTCGTCGCAAAGACTTCCTTGCCGGCAAGCACCGCGCTGCGATTGACATCCGCAGCGTCGCCGGGATCGACCACCGCCTTGATCGGAATGCCGAACTTTTCCGCGAATTCAAAATCCCGCGTATCATGCGCCGGCACCGCCATGATGGCCCCGGTGCCGTAGCTGATCAGCACGTAGTCGGCGACCCAGATCGGCACCGGTTCGCCGTTCACCGGGTTCAATGCGTACGAACCGGTGAAGACGCCGTTTTTGTCTTTTGCCAGGTCGGTGCGGTCGAGGTCGCTTTTGAACTGCGCCTGATCACAATAGGCTTTCACCCGCGCTGCTTGCGCCGGCATCGTGAGCCGTTTCACGAGCGGATGTTCCGGCGCGATCACCATGTACGTCGCGCCGAAGAGCGTATCGGGTCGCGTGGTGTAAACGCGGACCACGTCCTCGCCCGGTTGCTTGGGCCAGCCGGACGTGCCTCGCGCCGTGGTCCATTGATCAAACGCCGGGCGGATCGGCAGCCCTTCACGGCGATCTTCCTCCGCGCCAATGAAGAAATCGACCTCGGCCCCGGTGCTGCGGCCGATCCAGTTGCGCTGCAACGCCTTGATGCTCTCCGACCAATCGAGCCCTTCGAGATCGTTTTCCAGCCGATCGGCGTAGGCGGTGATCCGCAACATCCATTGCCGGAGCGGAATCCGCATCACCGGATGCCCGCCACGCTCGCTCACGCCCTGCACCACTTCTTCGTTGGCCAAGGCGGTCCCCAAGTTCGGGCACCAATTCAC belongs to Planctomycetia bacterium and includes:
- the leuS gene encoding leucine--tRNA ligase, which encodes VNWCPNLGTALANEEVVQGVSERGGHPVMRIPLRQWMLRITAYADRLENDLEGLDWSESIKALQRNWIGRSTGAEVDFFIGAEEDRREGLPIRPAFDQWTTARGTSGWPKQPGEDVVRVYTTRPDTLFGATYMVIAPEHPLVKRLTMPAQAARVKAYCDQAQFKSDLDRTDLAKDKNGVFTGSYALNPVNGEPVPIWVADYVLISYGTGAIMAVPAHDTRDFEFAEKFGIPIKAVVDPGDAADVNRSAVLAGKEVFATTGTAINSGKYNGLPTAEFKPRIAADLQAQGLGRSAVNYKLRDWLFSRQHFWGEPFPILHELDAEGNFTGRLRAVDAKDLPVLLPDMPNFKPHGRPDPPLEEAPRDWLYITLDGKRYKRETNTMPQWAGSCWYFLRFLDPKNSERFIDPEIEKAWMPVDLYIGGAEHAVLHLLYARFWHKVLFDHGFVTTKEPFQKLVNQGMILGEVEAETGRAFKMSKSRGNVVNPDHVVQEYGADSLRLFEMFMGPLEASKPWSTEGVNGVRGFLDRVWRMMVNDRAEQIELNAALQDVAPTDEQNRVLHRTVHGITQDIERMQFNTAIAKMMEFTNFFLKCDVRPKSAMATFALLLSPFAPHLAEELWQVLGNPKTLAYEPWPTAEEKWLKDDTIEIPVQVNGKLRAQVMVPADADQAALEAAARADVKVAENLAGKTIVKVVVVPKRMVNFVVK